The nucleotide sequence AACAATGCCGACGAGTGGCGACCCGATACGAAAAGACGGCTCGAAACTTTCTCGGCATGATTCTCTTCGCTGCCATCACCATCTGGCTCAAATGATTCCCCAAGTTGCCCGGATTCAACAGCATGAATCAACACTGCCTAACAACTATTACTTCTCTACCATCCTCAAGTTTTGCAGTTATGGTAATCAATCCAGCTTTGCCGTTGTCTTTTAATAATCGCGCGATTTTTAATCGGGTGCCGATTGGCATTTCTTCAATAATTCGTTCTATTCTGGTTTGCGAAGTATAAGTAGGATGAGTTTTGTCATAGAAAACTGGAGGCAAGAGGCATAATCGACTATTTCCTTTGTAGTCCTTCATTTCCGCAACTGCAGTTTTTACTTTAGTTTTCCAGGAAGTCCCAGAAAACTGCCTAAAGTTGTATTCACTAGCATTGGAAATATCTGTCTCAGACTCAGACGCACATCCTGACAAGTGTAAGGCGAGCATAAGTATGATCATTGGCTGCTTGATGAAATTAAACATCGATGTTTTCCATCGGATTTGGTGCCACTGGCTACCACGGATAATCCAACCTCAATCTATCAACTGATAAAAAACATTCCGTTGTCTAGGCGCATAACCAGCTTCCCGAATCGCCTGCTTGATTTGTTCCAGCGTAAGATGATGCACGGTGCCTGCTGCGGAAACCACATTTTCTTCCAGCATCAGGCTGCCCATATCGTTGGCGCCATAGTAGAGAGCCAATTGGCCAATCTGCAAACCCTGCGTCACCCACGATGACTGGATGTTCGGAATGTTGTCCAGATAAAGCCTGGCCACTGCCTGCGTTTTCAGGTATTCAAACGCACCTGCAGGTTGAATGTGTGCCATCTCAGTATTCTCAGGCTGGAATGTCCAGCAGATGAATGCAGTAAACCCACCGGTCTCGTCCTGTAGCTGACGCAATACATCAAGATGTTCAATGCGCTCTTCCAGAGTTTCAATGTGCCCGAACATCATCGTGCAGGTTGATTTGCCACCAAGCTGATGCCACGTTCGGTGAACTTCCAGATACTCCTGCGTGAGAACCTTGTTCTTGGTCATCGCAAGGCGAACACGATCCACCAGAATTTCGCCACCACCTCCGGGCAGGCTGCCAAGCCCTGCTGCCTTCAGCCGTTCCAAAACAGTTTTCACAGGCAACTTGTTGAGCTTATGGAAGTGCCAGATTTCCGATGCACTGAACGCATGTAAATTCACTTGGGGAAAGCGTGATTTCAGATCTCGAAACAGATCTTCATACCATTCCAGTTTCAAAGAGGGATGATTGCCACCCTGCAGCAGAATCTGATCGCCACCCACTGCGATGGTTTCTTCGATCTTCTTGTAGAGTTCTTCCCTGCTGAGGATGTAGGCATCAGTGTCAGAAGTTTTGCGGTAAAACGCACAGAAATCACACACTGCTGCACAGACATTGGTGTAATTGATGTTGCGATCAATGTTGTACGTGCGATGTGTTTCCGGATGCAGCTTCTCACTGATGGCGAGGGCTGCTTTTCCGATCGATTGCAAATCGCTTGAACGCAGCAGTTGCACGCCTTCATCGCGAGAAAGGCGCTTACCATCCAGCACTTTTGCCAGCAACGGCTTGATATCAGTAGCAGGCCACGTTTGCTTCACGGGTGGCAACAGTTCAGGCCGTGCTTTGCCACGGACCATCGGAATAAAGGTGGACGGTGTGCTGCTGCAACTGCCACTTTCAGCGAGAGGCAACGAGTGTGTTGTTTTCACGGTAGTCGCCAAAATTCACCTCCGCAGGAGCCAGCCCCAGTTCAGCAGCCAACGTATGAAAACGTTTAATGCCTTCCCATTCGGGCTGTCCCAGGTCAAATCGTATGATGTTTGTCAGATACCGTCGGCAATACGCAGGATCGAGTTGCAGCCGTTGTGCTTCCTTCCAGGCAACTTCTGCAACCTGAGCAATGCCTTGCCGTTTGGATTCCAGGAGTGCAGTAGCAACCGTGCCTAGTTCTACACCCGAACGAACCGCCCAGACGGCAAACACAAAGGGTAAGCCAGTCCATTCGGTCCATTCTTGCCCAAGATCATAACTGTAGGGATACCCCGGCAACGCTGCTTTCATGGCACGGTCGCCAATGAGCAGAACCGCATCTGCATCACTTTCCTCAGCAGGCTGATCCATCAGAAACGGTCTGGTAGAAACCTTTCGCTGGTATTTTTTGTCGAGTATGACCTGAACCAGTGCAGCGCTGGTGCGGGAACCTTCATCAAGTGCCAGTGTTGTTATCTGTTGCCAGGGTACTTTGCTGAATACCGTTACGCTCAAGACAGGACCTTGCGATGCGATAGCAATGTTGGGAATGATGCGATAGCCTGATCCACGAAAAACTTCAACAATGGGAATCAAGGCGACATCGAGTATGCCTTGAGCCAGTTGATCCGCCAGGCGGCTGGGTAAATCCAGAATGAGATCAGCTTCAGGAGCTATTTGCTCAAGCTGATGAATAAGCGGTTTGGTGTTCAGATACGTCACAGCACCGATCTGTATGCGTCGTGACATGTTAGATATTCGCCTCGTAGCCTGGTTACGTATATTTTAAGATTCATCTCTCAAGTTTCAATATTTTCTGAAAGCTGGATAGGGTATGAAAGACACAGACTGTCTGTAAAATGCACTGTGTGCTTTCTCCCCTCTCCCCAGAGTGGAGAGGGAACATTGCTCAATTTGTGTCAGGCAGTCTTAGAAAAACAGAGTTTTCCATGCCGCGTGCTGAAAAAACAGTTCCAGCCTGTTTTGCACTTACCGTTCCTGGTTTGGAAGCAGTCACTGCGCGAGAGATTGAAGAAGATTTTGGCGGTATTGTCAAGAAAAAGATGAACGGTGTGGTCGTATTTCGGGTAGATCATCTCGATAAGAACATCTTGAAGCTGCGAACCGCGGAAGATGTTTTTCTGCTGGCCTGGGGTTCTGATGCCCTAACGTTCAAGGCCAAAGACCTCGAGATGATCCAGAAATGGACCGCTAAAGAACCCGACTGGCCGAGGTTGCTGGAATTTCACAAAGCCATTCGTCCGAAGCCGAAAGGCAGACCCAGTTTCAGGCTCATCACTCAAATGCTGGGCGAACATGGCTACAAACGCAGCGATGCCTTTGAAGCCCTCGATAAAGGGCTGCGTGGAAAAATTCCTGGCCACCTGATTCCAACTGCCGAAGATGCTACTTTGGAAATCTGGCTACGCATCATGGGCAAGCGTGCTTTGTGCGGTGTTAGAATTTCTGACAGCAAGCTACGCCACCGTACTTACAAATCAGAACATATTCAGGCATCGCTGCGACCCGTGGTAGCTGCTTCTATGGTGCGATTGGGAACTCAGGAAGGCTTGACCATCGACCCTTGCTGCGGAGCGGGGACTCTTCTTGCCGAGTCGTTCAGTGCCAATTGGAAAACAGTGATGCTGGGCGGCGATATCGACAAGAATGCATTGGTGGCAGCAGGCACTAATCTGAAACAATGGCGGGAACGCCCGCCACTGGTGCGCTGGGATGCACGCGAATTGCCACTCAGGCAGGGGAGTGTTGCAAAAATTCTCTGCAACCCACCCTTTGGCAGACAATTAAACAAGCCTGAAGAAATCTCTGCACTCTACGCCGACATGGTAGCAGAGTGGCAGAGAGTGCTTCAACCGGGTGGGCAGGCAGTCATCCTCGCCAGCGACATAGAAGCCTTGCAGGCTGCTGCCTGGGAACAAGGCTGGCAACAGGAAGGGTTGTATAGCATTCGGCTGCTGGGCTGGCCCGCCACCATTTCAGTTTGGCGCAGTGCGTATTCCAGTTATTAAGCCGCATCGGCGATATTGACCAAATTCCCGTTCTGAGTTATAGCCATGTCCCGATTTCCTGATGCACTGCTGCACCATGTGCCGATACTATGAATTGGAGCATTGTGTTTTTGGGAATCAAGGGGGATAACCATGACGATGCGATACTCCTGGCTGCTGTTGATGGTTCCGGTGATGGGTTGTGCAACCCATGAAGGTACCGGAGCAGCGGTAGGTGGCTTGCTCGGAGCGGGAACTGGTGCGATCATTGGTAAAGCTGCAGGCAATACCGGGGCAGGTGCTTTGCTTGGCGCCGGCGTGGGTGCATTAACCGGTGCTGCGGTGGGAAATGCGGAAGATCGTAAGGAACATCGCGAAGCCATGCAGGCCGCTGCAACCTCACAAGGCCCCATGTCCATCCAGGATGTGGTATACCTGACACAATCCAACGTGCATGAATCAACCATCATCAAGCAGATTCAGACATCACGAACCGTATTCCAGCTTGGTTCCGGCGACGTCGTGCAACTGAAGAATCAGGGCGTGAGCGACAACG is from Planctomycetia bacterium and encodes:
- a CDS encoding RNA methyltransferase; this translates as MPRAEKTVPACFALTVPGLEAVTAREIEEDFGGIVKKKMNGVVVFRVDHLDKNILKLRTAEDVFLLAWGSDALTFKAKDLEMIQKWTAKEPDWPRLLEFHKAIRPKPKGRPSFRLITQMLGEHGYKRSDAFEALDKGLRGKIPGHLIPTAEDATLEIWLRIMGKRALCGVRISDSKLRHRTYKSEHIQASLRPVVAASMVRLGTQEGLTIDPCCGAGTLLAESFSANWKTVMLGGDIDKNALVAAGTNLKQWRERPPLVRWDARELPLRQGSVAKILCNPPFGRQLNKPEEISALYADMVAEWQRVLQPGGQAVILASDIEALQAAAWEQGWQQEGLYSIRLLGWPATISVWRSAYSSY
- a CDS encoding transposase produces the protein QCRRVATRYEKTARNFLGMILFAAITIWLK
- a CDS encoding menaquinone biosynthesis protein, which translates into the protein MSRRIQIGAVTYLNTKPLIHQLEQIAPEADLILDLPSRLADQLAQGILDVALIPIVEVFRGSGYRIIPNIAIASQGPVLSVTVFSKVPWQQITTLALDEGSRTSAALVQVILDKKYQRKVSTRPFLMDQPAEESDADAVLLIGDRAMKAALPGYPYSYDLGQEWTEWTGLPFVFAVWAVRSGVELGTVATALLESKRQGIAQVAEVAWKEAQRLQLDPAYCRRYLTNIIRFDLGQPEWEGIKRFHTLAAELGLAPAEVNFGDYRENNTLVASR
- the mqnC gene encoding dehypoxanthine futalosine cyclase, which produces MVRGKARPELLPPVKQTWPATDIKPLLAKVLDGKRLSRDEGVQLLRSSDLQSIGKAALAISEKLHPETHRTYNIDRNINYTNVCAAVCDFCAFYRKTSDTDAYILSREELYKKIEETIAVGGDQILLQGGNHPSLKLEWYEDLFRDLKSRFPQVNLHAFSASEIWHFHKLNKLPVKTVLERLKAAGLGSLPGGGGEILVDRVRLAMTKNKVLTQEYLEVHRTWHQLGGKSTCTMMFGHIETLEERIEHLDVLRQLQDETGGFTAFICWTFQPENTEMAHIQPAGAFEYLKTQAVARLYLDNIPNIQSSWVTQGLQIGQLALYYGANDMGSLMLEENVVSAAGTVHHLTLEQIKQAIREAGYAPRQRNVFYQLID